Within the Magnetococcales bacterium genome, the region CCAACAACGTCGCCGGTTCCACCCGGGACGGCCAGACCTCCAGGGAGCATCCAGCCGACACCAGGGAACGCAGAATGTTGTGCTTGACCCCGAAATCCAGCACCGCCACCTTGAACGGTGGTCCAGACTCCGCCACCGGTTCCCTGTTCCAGGGCAGCCAGACGCTGTTTTTCCAGGGAACGAGGCCGTCGCGCCAGGGATAGGATTGCTCACAGGTCACCTCGTCGGTCAGGTCCATCCCCGCCAGGCCTGGCCAGGCCCTGGTCTTGGCCAGCAACGAAGCGCCGTCGAAATCGACCGTCGAAAGAATGCCCCTCCGGGCGCCATGTGTACGCAGCCATCCCACCAGTTGCCGGGTATCGATCCCCTCGATGGCGGGAATCCGGTGGCGTGCGAGAAATCCCGACACATCCTCCTTGGACCGCCAGTTGGAGGGAATGCGGGAAGATTCGCGCAACACAAACCCCCGAAGCCAGGGACGACGCGACTCCATGTCCAGGGGATTGACGCCGACATTGCCGATTTGCGAAGCGGTCATGGTGACGATCTGTCCGGCGTAGGAAGGATCGCTCATGATTTCCTGGTATCCGGTCATGGAGGTGTTGAAACACACCTCGCCCACCGCTTCCCCCTCGGCGCCGCAGGCGAAGCCGTCGAACCGGGTACCGTCATCCAACATCAATACCGCCCTGTCCACGCCATGGATCATCGAAGACCATCCGTTCGATCGCTTTGAGTTAAGGCAAACCACCATCTTGAATCTAAACCGGTCCGGACCTTTTGCCAACCCACAAAAAATTGTCGAAAGAATTCATCATCGACCCGTCCCACCCTTCGATCCTGTCAAACGGGGGCCGATTCCAGGAGCCGGATGCGGTATTCATCAATTTTTCCATTTTTTTTTCGTTTTCGACAATCCAGAGGCAAAACCATGTTTGATTTCCATGAATACAATTGGTTAATCTTGTTTTTTTTCCCATCGTGAACCGATCGCTTGACCGGGATGTCGCGGGCAGGAACGGGTGAACCGTTGGCGATGACATGCCAACAAGGTTATGATTCACCGACCCGGCAGCAGAAATTATGAATCGGATCTTTCTTTTCTCCTTGAGAGGTGGTGCCATGTCATCAATCGCACGCAGGACCATGCTTGGCGCATGGGTATTTCTGGGAATTTCCCTGGGGCATTCCGTGGCCGTCAATGCCGA harbors:
- the carA gene encoding glutamine-hydrolyzing carbamoyl-phosphate synthase small subunit, whose product is MIHGVDRAVLMLDDGTRFDGFACGAEGEAVGEVCFNTSMTGYQEIMSDPSYAGQIVTMTASQIGNVGVNPLDMESRRPWLRGFVLRESSRIPSNWRSKEDVSGFLARHRIPAIEGIDTRQLVGWLRTHGARRGILSTVDFDGASLLAKTRAWPGLAGMDLTDEVTCEQSYPWRDGLVPWKNSVWLPWNREPVAESGPPFKVAVLDFGVKHNILRSLVSAGCSLEVWPSRVEPATLLDSGCEGYFLSNGPGDPEAVRHGIGLIEKILETKKPTFGICLGHQMLALALGGTTTKLKFGHRGGNHPVRHLGTGLVEITSQNHGFVVSRDTLPADVTVTHESLFDGTIEGMRHNRLPVFSVQYHPEASPGPHDAHYLFGDFVTLMRHARHS